A genomic region of Gemmata massiliana contains the following coding sequences:
- a CDS encoding multidrug effflux MFS transporter codes for MPAKRSNLFIISLLGALSVISPFAIDMYLPAFEQIATELAVEPTVIALTLSSYFIGLALGQVFYGPLLDRFGRKRPLLFGLGLFVLASIGCALAPDANTLIALRFVQAIGGCVAQVASIAMVRDFFPAKDSAKVLSRLFLFIAVSPLLAPSIGWVMVAAAGWKSVFLVMAVIVGVILALIQFLLPEGHKPDTSISLKPGPIVAEYLTIIRHPRFATYAFAGALSFAGLFTYVAGSPIIFISGFRLSEGTFSIIFAVLAVGFIGASQLNVVLLRWATSETIFFSALSGQVVTALVFVAGAAAGWWGLGETLALLFVFLSCVGLTNPNASALALSPFTKNAGSASALLGFFQLGFGALISVGISAATPQDSFPIIVIFAVTAVCGLAVLLVGRRAAAVVAPEAVSTPSEPQESDDAQVASESSEETSVVSSS; via the coding sequence TTGCCAGCCAAGCGATCGAACCTGTTCATCATCTCACTGCTCGGTGCCCTCAGCGTTATCAGCCCGTTCGCGATCGACATGTACCTGCCGGCGTTCGAGCAGATCGCCACGGAACTCGCGGTAGAACCGACTGTTATTGCGCTCACTCTGTCAAGTTACTTCATCGGGCTGGCGCTGGGGCAAGTGTTCTACGGCCCGCTCCTCGACCGGTTCGGGCGTAAACGCCCCCTACTGTTCGGGTTGGGGCTGTTCGTGCTCGCATCGATCGGCTGCGCGCTGGCGCCCGACGCGAACACACTCATCGCGCTGCGGTTCGTTCAAGCGATCGGCGGGTGCGTCGCACAAGTCGCGTCGATCGCAATGGTGCGCGACTTCTTCCCGGCGAAGGACAGCGCCAAGGTGCTCTCGCGCTTGTTCCTGTTCATCGCGGTCTCGCCACTTTTGGCACCGAGCATCGGTTGGGTGATGGTCGCGGCGGCGGGCTGGAAGTCCGTGTTTCTGGTGATGGCGGTGATCGTGGGCGTGATCCTGGCGCTGATCCAGTTCCTCTTGCCCGAGGGCCACAAACCGGACACGAGCATCTCGCTGAAGCCCGGTCCGATCGTGGCAGAGTATCTCACTATCATCCGCCACCCGCGGTTCGCGACGTATGCGTTCGCGGGCGCGCTGTCGTTCGCGGGGCTGTTTACCTACGTGGCCGGTTCGCCGATCATCTTCATCAGCGGCTTCCGCCTGAGTGAAGGCACCTTCAGCATCATCTTCGCGGTTCTGGCGGTGGGGTTCATCGGCGCGAGCCAGTTGAACGTGGTGTTGCTCCGGTGGGCCACGAGCGAGACGATCTTCTTTAGCGCGCTGTCCGGTCAGGTCGTGACGGCGCTCGTGTTCGTGGCAGGAGCTGCGGCGGGGTGGTGGGGGCTGGGCGAAACGCTGGCGCTACTGTTCGTGTTCCTCTCGTGCGTGGGGCTGACCAACCCGAACGCATCGGCCCTGGCACTGTCGCCGTTTACCAAGAACGCCGGGAGCGCGTCCGCGCTGCTCGGGTTCTTCCAGCTCGGGTTTGGCGCGCTGATCTCGGTCGGAATTAGCGCCGCGACGCCACAAGACAGCTTCCCGATCATCGTCATCTTTGCAGTCACGGCCGTGTGTGGGTTGGCTGTGTTGCTTGTGGGGCGCCGGGCCGCGGCCGTCGTCGCGCCGGAAGCCGTGTCAACGCCGTCGGAGCCGCAAGAAAGTGACGACGCACAAGTCGCTTCGGAAAGCTCGGAGGAAACCTCCGTGGTCTCATCGAGCTAA
- a CDS encoding C25 family cysteine peptidase — MRRLSARALVIGFAALGTLAQPVAVGRAVAAESSRDVVLVGTVPDPDLIALGVMLAAAQPDTDFLLDSARPESIIKPFFDRLRPTTITPVGAFPDGSVKRWGVADSVVKPTVADPVAFAWALYPKAERAVIAPRSPAPELLQAACLAGAARVPLFVLREGDDPLKGLKELLAARGVKEATTVGAARDACKKLEGVRVTELADATAAAAAHRKELLRAGKIDTLVLANPVDAKKHAALAPWVAVKRRAALLLTGAEGKDAGTVVNAALKEKDTARADVLIVVADTNAIPLVKRANPAAGKDEQIDVEPWIPETDDLITLSAGRLFHADRAIVPLLLARSRLLEKASGPPKILIASNPGDGLPLLETFSRNTGRELQNAGWKVTGRYGKTELTAKELREALPEQDAFLWEGHYRTLIDQFEMPKWTEPLRPSLIFLQSCLALNPDESALLFDRGAAAVVGTPNRTYSGSGGALTLAFFDSLAYDGRNAGSSMRHAKNFLLCYMDLKAKRLGDGAKMSGANKRAAWTFTIWGDPAMKTPKPVAPADAMPALACEVVKDRVTLTLPEKRYPPTEVAPYKAEMWPGGRLAGLFTTDEESRLLAPLAFAEVSLPNAKDGFTPRLSTKVPSRNWVFRWDARRRVGYILAVPREKDEGKIEFRVHWDADTPR; from the coding sequence ATGCGCCGACTTTCGGCCCGCGCCTTAGTGATCGGGTTCGCGGCCCTTGGCACGCTCGCGCAACCGGTGGCGGTCGGTCGCGCTGTCGCGGCCGAGTCTTCGCGCGACGTCGTTCTTGTGGGAACTGTACCGGACCCGGATCTCATCGCCCTCGGGGTGATGCTCGCTGCGGCGCAGCCCGATACCGACTTCCTGCTCGATTCCGCGCGCCCGGAATCTATCATCAAGCCGTTTTTCGATCGACTCCGGCCTACTACGATCACGCCCGTCGGCGCGTTCCCGGACGGCAGCGTTAAACGGTGGGGCGTGGCCGACTCGGTGGTCAAACCGACGGTGGCCGATCCGGTCGCGTTCGCGTGGGCGCTGTACCCGAAGGCCGAGCGCGCGGTGATCGCGCCGCGAAGCCCGGCGCCCGAACTGCTTCAGGCGGCGTGCTTGGCGGGAGCCGCGCGCGTTCCCCTCTTCGTGCTGAGAGAGGGCGATGACCCATTAAAGGGGCTCAAAGAGCTTCTAGCGGCCCGCGGGGTGAAAGAGGCCACCACGGTCGGTGCGGCCCGCGATGCGTGCAAGAAGCTGGAAGGCGTGCGCGTCACCGAACTCGCGGACGCTACGGCCGCGGCCGCGGCGCACCGCAAAGAATTGTTGCGTGCCGGGAAGATCGACACACTGGTGCTCGCGAACCCGGTCGACGCGAAGAAGCACGCCGCGCTTGCTCCTTGGGTCGCGGTGAAGCGTCGCGCAGCCTTGCTCCTGACCGGAGCCGAAGGCAAGGACGCGGGCACGGTGGTGAACGCGGCGCTCAAGGAGAAGGATACGGCACGCGCGGACGTGCTCATCGTGGTCGCGGACACGAACGCGATCCCGCTCGTGAAGCGCGCGAACCCGGCGGCGGGGAAGGACGAGCAGATCGACGTGGAACCGTGGATTCCGGAAACGGACGACCTCATCACGCTCTCGGCCGGGCGCTTGTTCCACGCGGACCGAGCGATTGTGCCGCTGCTGCTCGCGCGGTCGCGGTTACTGGAGAAGGCGTCGGGACCGCCGAAGATCCTGATCGCGAGCAACCCCGGCGACGGGCTGCCGCTCCTGGAAACGTTCTCGCGCAACACCGGGCGCGAACTCCAGAACGCGGGTTGGAAGGTGACGGGACGGTACGGTAAGACCGAATTGACCGCGAAGGAGTTGCGCGAAGCACTACCCGAACAGGATGCGTTTTTGTGGGAGGGGCACTACCGCACGCTGATCGACCAGTTCGAGATGCCGAAGTGGACCGAACCGCTCCGCCCGTCGCTGATCTTCCTGCAAAGCTGCCTGGCGCTGAACCCGGACGAGTCCGCGCTGCTCTTTGATCGCGGGGCCGCGGCCGTGGTCGGTACGCCGAACCGCACGTACTCTGGGTCCGGCGGGGCACTGACGCTCGCGTTCTTCGATTCGCTCGCCTACGACGGGCGCAACGCGGGCTCCTCAATGCGGCACGCGAAGAACTTCCTGCTGTGCTACATGGACCTGAAGGCGAAGCGCCTCGGGGACGGGGCCAAGATGAGCGGCGCGAACAAGCGCGCGGCCTGGACGTTCACGATTTGGGGCGACCCGGCGATGAAAACGCCGAAGCCCGTTGCGCCGGCGGACGCGATGCCGGCGCTCGCGTGTGAGGTTGTGAAGGACCGGGTCACGCTCACGCTGCCGGAAAAGCGCTACCCGCCTACGGAAGTGGCGCCGTACAAGGCCGAGATGTGGCCGGGCGGCCGGCTCGCGGGGCTGTTCACGACCGACGAGGAGTCGCGCCTGCTCGCGCCGCTAGCGTTCGCCGAGGTATCGCTGCCCAACGCTAAGGACGGGTTCACCCCGCGGTTGAGCACGAAGGTTCCGTCGCGGAACTGGGTGTTCCGGTGGGACGCGCGGCGCCGCGTGGGGTACATCCTCGCGGTCCCGCGCGAGAAGGACGAGGGCAAGATCGAGTTCCGCGTACACTGGGACGCTGACACACCCCGCTAA
- a CDS encoding alpha-L-glutamate ligase-like protein: MSWWSRWKGLRAAGVLGMNARNAGVILDYNPRTRFPYVDSKRKMDELCRKIGVPTPDLYAVLVSHSALRHLPRILDKHPEFVVKPNRGAGGRGVLVITGRKGPDYVRHNGTVLQAEDLRQHVSGVVSGLFSLGGNEDEALIQQRVVPDPVLEKISYQGTADIRVIVYRGEPVMAMLRLPTKASGGRANLHQGAIGAGVDIATGVTHHAVLKDRKAEIHPDTKESVIGFQVPYWSDILEMSRRVSRAVEMGYIGVDIVLDRARGPLLLEANARPGLAIQISNARGIAPELERVDRQLSQK; encoded by the coding sequence ATGTCGTGGTGGTCGCGGTGGAAGGGGTTGCGGGCGGCCGGCGTGCTGGGCATGAATGCTCGGAACGCCGGCGTGATTCTCGATTACAACCCCCGCACGCGGTTCCCGTATGTAGACAGCAAGCGGAAGATGGACGAACTCTGCCGCAAGATCGGGGTTCCCACCCCCGACTTGTACGCGGTACTCGTGAGCCACTCCGCGCTCCGCCACCTACCGCGCATTTTGGACAAGCACCCCGAGTTCGTTGTGAAGCCGAACCGCGGGGCCGGTGGGCGCGGCGTGCTCGTGATTACCGGGCGCAAGGGACCGGATTACGTGCGTCACAACGGAACAGTGCTGCAAGCGGAAGACCTGCGCCAGCACGTGTCCGGGGTCGTATCGGGACTGTTCTCTCTGGGCGGAAACGAGGACGAGGCGCTGATTCAACAGCGCGTCGTTCCCGACCCGGTACTGGAGAAGATCAGCTACCAGGGCACCGCGGACATTCGGGTGATTGTTTACCGCGGTGAACCGGTCATGGCGATGCTCCGGCTCCCCACAAAGGCGTCCGGCGGGCGGGCGAACTTGCACCAGGGCGCGATCGGGGCCGGTGTCGACATCGCCACTGGTGTGACGCACCACGCAGTCCTCAAGGACCGTAAGGCGGAGATCCACCCGGACACCAAAGAGAGCGTGATCGGGTTCCAGGTACCGTACTGGTCCGACATTCTGGAAATGTCGCGTCGTGTAAGCCGTGCGGTCGAGATGGGCTACATCGGGGTGGATATTGTGCTCGATCGCGCCCGGGGGCCGCTGCTACTGGAAGCGAACGCTCGGCCGGGGCTAGCGATTCAGATTTCCAACGCGCGCGGAATCGCTCCCGAATTGGAGCGCGTGGACCGGCAACTCAGTCAGAAGTGA